The Neobacillus sp. OS1-2 genome includes a window with the following:
- a CDS encoding pitrilysin family protein, protein MINKYTCQNGVRIVLENIPTVRSVAIGVWIGTGSRNENPQTNGISHFLEHMFFKGTTTRSAKEIAEAFDSIGGQVNAFTSKEYTCYYAKVLDTHSKLALDVLADMFFNSTFVEEELNKERNVVLEEIKMYEDTPDDIVHDLLTRAVYEDHPLGYPILGTEETLNTFTGETLREYITERYTPENVVISIAGNVSESFIQEVEQYFGSYQGGSKEIPENIPTFHSNRISRKKETEQAHLCIGFEGLKVGHEDIYSLITLNNILGGSMSSRLFQEVREQRGLAYSVFSYHSAYQDSGIVTVYGGTGAKQLDVLFETIQETLEKLKQNGITEKEITNSKEQLKGSLMLSLESTNSRMSRNGKNELLLKRHRSLDEIIEQIDAVSKKGVDEMARAVFTDQYSVTLISPDGEFPNKLL, encoded by the coding sequence ATGATTAATAAGTATACATGCCAAAATGGAGTAAGAATTGTATTAGAGAATATCCCCACCGTACGATCTGTTGCCATCGGTGTTTGGATTGGAACAGGTTCTAGAAATGAGAACCCACAAACAAATGGGATTTCCCATTTCCTTGAACATATGTTTTTTAAAGGAACTACAACACGATCAGCCAAGGAAATTGCGGAAGCATTTGATAGCATTGGCGGTCAAGTAAACGCTTTTACCTCTAAGGAATATACATGCTATTATGCAAAAGTTCTTGATACGCATTCTAAACTTGCACTAGATGTGTTAGCTGATATGTTTTTTAATTCAACTTTTGTAGAGGAAGAACTGAATAAAGAAAGAAATGTCGTTTTAGAGGAAATAAAAATGTATGAAGATACACCTGATGACATTGTTCACGATTTATTAACCAGGGCAGTGTACGAAGACCACCCGCTTGGGTACCCCATACTTGGGACGGAAGAAACATTAAATACGTTTACAGGTGAAACACTTAGAGAGTATATTACTGAACGATATACGCCTGAAAATGTCGTTATTTCGATTGCAGGTAACGTTTCGGAAAGTTTTATTCAAGAGGTTGAACAGTATTTCGGATCCTATCAGGGCGGGTCAAAAGAAATACCCGAAAACATTCCTACCTTTCATTCCAATCGGATTTCAAGGAAAAAGGAAACAGAACAGGCCCATTTATGTATTGGATTTGAGGGGTTAAAGGTTGGGCATGAGGATATATACAGTTTAATCACCTTAAACAATATATTGGGTGGCAGCATGAGCTCAAGACTGTTTCAAGAAGTCCGCGAGCAACGCGGATTAGCTTATTCCGTATTTTCTTACCATTCGGCCTATCAGGATAGTGGGATTGTAACTGTCTACGGTGGAACAGGTGCAAAGCAGTTGGATGTTTTATTTGAAACAATCCAAGAAACACTTGAGAAATTGAAGCAAAATGGCATAACTGAAAAAGAAATAACAAATAGTAAAGAGCAGCTAAAAGGAAGTCTTATGTTAAGTTTGGAAAGTACGAATAGCCGGATGAGTCGGAATGGTAAAAATGAACTTTTATTAAAACGTCATCGTTCACTTGACGAAATTATTGAACAAATTGATGCCGTATCTAAAAAAGGCGTTGACGAAATGGCACGAGCTGTTTTTACAGATCAATATTCCGTGACATTAATTAGCCCTGACGGCGAATTCCCAAATAAATTATTATAA
- a CDS encoding YlmC/YmxH family sporulation protein produces the protein MRLSELSGKEIVDVKKAERLGVLGQTDLEINEGTGQIQALLIPSLKWFGFRKQGEEIRVPWQHIKKIGTDMIIIDIPDED, from the coding sequence GTGAGGTTAAGTGAATTAAGTGGCAAAGAAATTGTAGATGTTAAAAAGGCAGAACGTCTTGGGGTCTTAGGTCAAACCGATTTGGAAATAAATGAGGGAACCGGACAAATACAGGCGTTACTGATTCCTTCATTAAAATGGTTTGGCTTTCGAAAACAAGGGGAGGAAATTAGGGTGCCATGGCAGCATATTAAAAAAATCGGAACGGATATGATTATCATTGATATACCAGATGAAGATTAA
- the dpaA gene encoding dipicolinic acid synthetase subunit A, giving the protein MLTGMQIAVIGGDARQLEIIRKLTELDAKLSLIGFEQLDHAFTGAVKEKLDEVDFINMDALILPVPGTNLEGQVETIFSNEKVVLTEEMLSKTPEHCAIYSGISNSFLNGITKGAKRTLIQLFERDDVAIYNSIPTVEGTIMMAIQHTDFTIHGSNIAVLGLGRVGMSVARTFAALGAKVKVGARKSEHLARITEMGLIPFHLSNLVNEVKDTDILINTAPHLIVTAMVISKLPSHTLIIDLASKPGGTDFRYAEKRGIKALLAPGLPGIVAPKTAGQILANVLAQLLQDEFRKRKGKVK; this is encoded by the coding sequence ATGCTGACAGGGATGCAGATAGCCGTGATTGGCGGGGATGCCAGACAGCTGGAAATCATCCGCAAGCTAACCGAATTGGATGCGAAATTATCGCTAATTGGTTTTGAACAACTTGATCATGCTTTTACTGGAGCGGTCAAGGAAAAGTTGGATGAAGTTGATTTTATAAATATGGATGCCCTCATTTTACCGGTGCCTGGTACGAATTTAGAAGGACAGGTAGAAACCATCTTTTCGAATGAAAAGGTTGTTTTAACAGAAGAAATGTTGAGTAAAACACCTGAACATTGTGCTATTTATTCAGGAATTAGTAATTCCTTTTTAAATGGAATAACAAAGGGTGCGAAACGAACACTCATTCAATTGTTCGAACGAGATGATGTGGCGATTTATAATTCAATTCCAACTGTCGAAGGAACCATTATGATGGCCATACAGCATACCGATTTTACAATCCACGGCTCAAATATTGCAGTACTGGGATTAGGAAGAGTTGGGATGAGTGTAGCAAGAACTTTCGCTGCACTTGGAGCCAAGGTTAAGGTTGGAGCTAGAAAAAGTGAACATTTGGCACGAATTACCGAGATGGGGTTAATTCCATTTCATTTATCTAATTTGGTCAATGAAGTGAAGGATACCGATATTTTAATCAATACAGCACCACATTTAATTGTTACCGCCATGGTGATTTCGAAATTGCCGTCACATACGCTCATTATTGATCTTGCATCAAAGCCTGGAGGAACTGATTTTCGATATGCCGAAAAGAGAGGAATTAAAGCGTTGCTCGCACCAGGGCTACCAGGGATAGTTGCCCCTAAAACAGCTGGGCAAATACTGGCCAATGTTTTAGCTCAACTGCTTCAAGATGAGTTCAGAAAGCGAAAGGGGAAAGTGAAATGA
- the dpaB gene encoding dipicolinate synthase subunit B, whose protein sequence is MSLNGKRIGFGLTGSHCTYDAVFPEIEKLVQAGAEVLPVVTFTVKSTETRFGKGEDWIQRIEDLTGHKVIDSIVKAEPLGPKIPLDCMVVAPLTGVSMSKFANAMNDSPVLMAAKATLRNLKPVVLGISTNDALGLNGVNLMRLMATKNIYFIPYGQDDPVKKPNSMVARMTLLSETVEAALEGRQLQPVLVERYKDSD, encoded by the coding sequence ATGAGTTTAAATGGTAAAAGAATTGGCTTTGGTCTTACCGGCTCACATTGCACGTATGATGCCGTTTTTCCGGAAATTGAAAAATTAGTTCAGGCTGGGGCAGAAGTATTGCCAGTTGTGACTTTTACAGTTAAAAGTACAGAAACGCGTTTTGGAAAAGGGGAAGATTGGATTCAAAGAATAGAAGATTTAACAGGTCATAAGGTGATTGATTCGATTGTGAAAGCAGAGCCATTAGGACCGAAAATCCCTCTTGATTGTATGGTGGTTGCTCCCTTAACAGGCGTTTCAATGAGTAAATTTGCTAATGCTATGAATGATAGCCCGGTATTGATGGCTGCTAAAGCAACATTAAGGAATTTAAAGCCTGTTGTCCTTGGGATTTCAACGAATGATGCCCTTGGCTTAAACGGTGTAAACTTAATGAGGTTAATGGCAACAAAAAATATCTATTTTATCCCTTATGGGCAAGATGACCCTGTGAAGAAACCAAATTCAATGGTTGCGAGGATGACCTTGTTATCTGAAACAGTAGAAGCAGCACTTGAAGGGAGACAGCTCCAACCTGTACTTGTAGAAAGATACAAAGATTCTGACTAA
- the asd gene encoding aspartate-semialdehyde dehydrogenase, with the protein MNQQNGYHVAVVGATGAVGQQMIQTLMNENFPIKKLTLLSSARSAGNKVNVNGQEITIQEAKPESFEGVDIALFSAGGSVSKALGPEAVKRGAIVVDNTSAFRMDADTPLVVPEVNETDLHQHNGIIANPNCSTIQMVVALEPIRQKFGLKKVIVSTYQAVSGAGAAAVEELMNQTKAIINDEGYEPKILPVKSDSNHYQIAFNAIPQIDKFEDNGYTFEEMKMINETKKIMHLPELQVSATCVRLPVAVGHSESVYFEIESDEVSANDIKALLKDAPGVVLQDDPENQVYPMPANCVGKNDVFVGRIRKDIDEDRGFHMWVVSDNLLKGAAWNSVQIAESLVKLGLVK; encoded by the coding sequence ATGAATCAGCAAAATGGATATCACGTTGCTGTTGTTGGGGCAACCGGAGCAGTTGGGCAACAAATGATTCAAACACTAATGAACGAAAATTTTCCAATCAAAAAGCTTACTCTTTTATCCTCTGCAAGGTCAGCGGGTAACAAGGTTAATGTTAATGGACAGGAGATCACCATTCAAGAAGCAAAACCGGAAAGTTTTGAGGGTGTAGATATTGCTTTATTCAGCGCTGGCGGCAGTGTCTCGAAGGCTTTAGGTCCTGAGGCAGTTAAACGTGGAGCTATCGTCGTGGACAACACTAGTGCGTTTAGAATGGATGCAGATACACCACTTGTTGTTCCTGAAGTGAACGAAACGGACTTGCATCAACATAACGGAATCATTGCAAATCCCAATTGTTCAACCATCCAAATGGTGGTTGCACTTGAGCCAATCCGTCAAAAATTCGGTTTAAAAAAGGTGATCGTCTCCACTTATCAAGCGGTTTCCGGAGCAGGCGCTGCTGCGGTTGAGGAATTAATGAACCAAACTAAAGCAATCATAAACGATGAAGGGTATGAACCAAAGATTTTACCTGTAAAATCTGATTCAAACCATTATCAAATTGCCTTTAATGCCATTCCGCAAATTGATAAATTCGAAGATAATGGCTATACATTTGAAGAAATGAAAATGATTAATGAAACCAAAAAAATTATGCATTTACCGGAGTTACAAGTATCTGCAACTTGCGTTCGTCTTCCTGTTGCGGTAGGTCATTCTGAATCCGTCTATTTCGAAATTGAATCTGACGAAGTTAGCGCAAATGATATTAAAGCGTTATTGAAGGATGCACCTGGTGTAGTCCTTCAAGATGACCCGGAAAATCAGGTCTATCCAATGCCGGCAAATTGTGTTGGGAAAAATGATGTCTTTGTCGGACGGATTAGAAAAGATATCGATGAAGATCGAGGCTTCCATATGTGGGTTGTTTCTGACAACCTCCTAAAAGGCGCTGCATGGAACTCCGTTCAAATTGCTGAAAGTTTAGTAAAACTTGGATTAGTAAAATAA
- the dapG gene encoding aspartate kinase, translated as MKIIVQKFGGTSVKDEQSRKHAQGHIEKALADGYKVVVVVSAMGRKGDPYATDTLLSLIGGIQSKISKREHDLLLSCGEVISSVVFSNMLLESGINAIALTGAQAGFRTNNDHTNAKINEMKCERLLRELEYYDVVVVAGFQGAAKNGDITTIGRGGSDTSAAALGAALNAEWIDIFTDVEGIMTADPRIAENARPLPIVTYTEVCNMAYQGAKVIHPRAVEIAMQAKVPIRIRSTYSDNLGTLVTTLNKEQRGSDIKERTVTGIAHVSNVTQIKVFAKKDQYNLQAEVFKAMANDKISVDFINISPNGVVYTVTEEMADQAIKVLNDLGHEPVVERHCAKVSVVGAGIAGVPGVTSKIVTALSDHGIRILQSADSHTTIWVLVKQDDLVKSVNALHDAFQLEDESIEFNLADL; from the coding sequence ATGAAAATTATTGTCCAAAAATTTGGCGGAACCTCTGTCAAAGATGAGCAAAGTAGGAAACACGCTCAAGGCCATATCGAAAAGGCATTAGCTGACGGCTACAAGGTAGTTGTAGTCGTTTCAGCTATGGGGAGAAAGGGTGACCCCTATGCAACCGATACACTTTTATCGTTAATTGGGGGGATCCAGAGCAAAATCTCAAAACGGGAACATGATTTATTGTTGTCTTGCGGAGAGGTTATTTCGAGTGTGGTTTTTTCGAATATGTTATTGGAAAGTGGAATCAATGCAATTGCGTTAACCGGAGCCCAGGCAGGCTTCCGTACCAACAATGACCACACAAATGCAAAAATCAACGAAATGAAATGTGAGCGGCTCTTAAGGGAGCTTGAATATTACGATGTCGTAGTGGTTGCTGGATTTCAAGGTGCCGCGAAAAATGGCGATATTACCACTATTGGCCGCGGTGGAAGTGATACCTCTGCTGCAGCTTTAGGTGCGGCACTTAATGCCGAGTGGATTGATATCTTTACAGATGTAGAAGGAATCATGACAGCAGACCCGCGTATTGCTGAAAATGCACGGCCACTCCCAATTGTTACCTATACAGAGGTTTGTAATATGGCGTATCAGGGGGCAAAGGTTATCCATCCGAGAGCGGTGGAAATTGCCATGCAGGCAAAAGTGCCGATTCGCATTCGCTCCACATATTCAGACAATCTTGGAACATTGGTTACAACACTAAATAAAGAGCAGCGTGGAAGTGACATTAAAGAACGAACGGTCACAGGGATTGCACACGTGTCAAACGTCACTCAAATAAAGGTTTTTGCTAAAAAAGATCAATACAATTTGCAGGCAGAAGTTTTTAAAGCGATGGCAAATGATAAAATTAGTGTTGATTTTATCAACATTTCGCCAAATGGGGTAGTCTATACGGTAACAGAGGAAATGGCGGATCAGGCGATAAAAGTTTTAAATGATTTGGGTCATGAGCCTGTCGTTGAGCGTCATTGTGCAAAGGTATCCGTTGTTGGAGCAGGTATTGCAGGTGTTCCGGGAGTTACCTCCAAAATCGTTACAGCCTTATCGGATCATGGAATCCGTATTTTACAATCAGCAGACAGTCATACAACGATTTGGGTTTTAGTTAAGCAGGATGACTTAGTTAAATCTGTGAATGCCTTGCATGATGCCTTTCAATTGGAAGATGAATCAATTGAATTTAATCTTGCAGACTTGTAA
- the dapA gene encoding 4-hydroxy-tetrahydrodipicolinate synthase — protein MVHFGRVSTAMVTPFDNKGHIDFAKTTQLVNYLIENGTDSLVIAGTTGESPTLSKEEKLALFAHVVKAVKKRVPVIAGTGSNNTYASIELTKKAEQLGVDAIMVVAPYYNKPNQEGLYQHFKAVADATTLPVMVYNIPGRSVVNILPETIIRLSHVPNIVAVKEASGDLNAMTHIIANTAEDFVLYSGDDALTLPVLAIGGAGVVSVASHVIGNEMQEMVKAFFEGENSKAATIHQHLLPIMQGLFAAPSPAPVKTALQVTGLDVGSVRLPLVGLTEQERSILISLLKNK, from the coding sequence ATGGTTCATTTCGGGCGAGTTTCCACGGCAATGGTTACCCCTTTTGATAACAAAGGACATATTGACTTTGCTAAAACCACTCAATTAGTGAATTATCTGATAGAAAATGGAACAGATTCCCTGGTGATTGCGGGAACGACAGGTGAATCACCAACCCTATCAAAAGAAGAAAAGTTGGCCTTATTTGCTCATGTTGTAAAAGCGGTTAAAAAGCGTGTTCCCGTCATTGCAGGTACTGGAAGTAATAATACTTATGCATCTATTGAATTGACTAAAAAAGCAGAGCAGCTTGGTGTAGATGCCATAATGGTTGTTGCACCATACTATAATAAACCAAATCAAGAAGGCTTATATCAGCATTTCAAAGCAGTGGCAGATGCAACAACCCTTCCGGTCATGGTGTATAACATACCCGGCAGGTCGGTTGTTAATATTCTTCCCGAGACGATTATCCGCCTGTCACATGTCCCTAACATTGTGGCTGTAAAGGAAGCAAGTGGGGATTTAAATGCCATGACACACATCATTGCTAACACTGCTGAGGATTTTGTTCTATATAGCGGGGATGATGCCTTAACACTCCCGGTTCTTGCCATTGGCGGGGCTGGTGTAGTCTCTGTTGCCTCACATGTGATTGGGAATGAAATGCAAGAAATGGTCAAAGCCTTTTTTGAGGGAGAAAATAGTAAGGCTGCCACAATCCATCAGCATTTGCTGCCAATTATGCAGGGGCTTTTCGCTGCTCCAAGTCCCGCGCCAGTTAAAACGGCATTGCAGGTAACGGGATTGGACGTCGGTTCTGTCAGACTGCCGCTAGTTGGTTTAACTGAACAAGAACGATCAATATTGATTTCTTTATTAAAAAACAAGTAA
- a CDS encoding ribonuclease J, with translation MNTSIKFITLGGIGEIGKNMYLVEVDKDIFIIDAGIMFPEEEMLGIDMVIPDLTYLKDNKERVKAIFLTHGHEDHIGALFYVLRQVNVPVYGTKLTLALAQAKIKEQEFGTTANLIEVTSDTIVELDAVKVSFFKTNHSIPDSVGVCIHTSEGIIVYTGDFKFDQAATKLYKPEIGKMAAIGDQGVLCLLSDSTEAERPGYTTSEAIVEREMSNAFYNAPGRIIAACFASDINRIQHIFDAAKENGRKVAVVGKSLERIYHIALDLGYLEVADDAIIPVSEIKEYQDREIVVLMTGSQGEPIEALQKMAKQTHKLLNIQKGDTVLIAASPLRGSEVFIFKTIDMLFRAGANVISGKRTIHVSSHGSQEELKFMINLMKPKFFIPVHGEYRMLKAHRKVALECGLSDEQIFLPDRGDVLEWKEGTLSITGKVPSGNVLIDGIGVGDVGNIVLRDRKLLSQDGILIVVVTLTKQEKKIAAGPEIISRGFVYVRESEKLMDDSTKLVREIVERNTAKGSFEWASLKQEIRDELNRSLYEKTKRRPMILPIIMEV, from the coding sequence ATGAATACTTCCATTAAGTTTATAACACTTGGTGGTATTGGAGAAATCGGAAAGAATATGTATCTTGTTGAAGTGGACAAGGACATATTTATCATTGATGCCGGCATCATGTTCCCCGAGGAAGAAATGCTGGGTATCGATATGGTCATCCCTGACCTAACCTATTTAAAAGACAATAAAGAACGGGTAAAGGCTATTTTTTTAACACATGGTCATGAAGATCATATTGGTGCGCTTTTCTATGTGCTTCGTCAGGTCAATGTACCTGTTTATGGAACGAAATTAACGCTTGCTCTTGCACAGGCGAAGATTAAGGAGCAAGAATTTGGCACTACCGCAAATTTAATTGAGGTTACTTCGGATACAATTGTGGAATTAGATGCTGTAAAAGTTAGCTTTTTCAAAACTAATCACAGCATCCCTGATTCTGTCGGTGTGTGTATTCATACTTCTGAGGGAATTATTGTTTATACAGGTGATTTTAAATTTGATCAGGCTGCAACGAAACTTTACAAACCTGAAATTGGGAAAATGGCTGCAATCGGGGATCAGGGCGTATTATGTTTACTTTCTGACAGTACCGAAGCTGAAAGACCAGGATACACCACATCTGAAGCCATTGTTGAACGCGAAATGTCCAATGCCTTTTATAATGCACCAGGACGAATTATTGCTGCCTGTTTTGCATCCGATATTAACCGAATTCAGCATATTTTTGATGCGGCAAAAGAAAATGGCAGAAAAGTCGCAGTCGTAGGTAAAAGCCTTGAAAGAATTTATCACATTGCCCTGGATTTAGGGTATTTGGAAGTAGCGGATGATGCCATTATTCCTGTAAGTGAGATAAAAGAATATCAAGACCGTGAAATCGTTGTTTTAATGACGGGTAGTCAGGGAGAACCAATTGAGGCTCTGCAGAAAATGGCTAAGCAAACACACAAACTTTTAAATATCCAGAAAGGGGATACGGTTTTAATTGCTGCTTCACCATTAAGGGGAAGTGAAGTATTTATTTTCAAAACAATCGACATGCTGTTTAGGGCAGGGGCCAATGTCATTTCCGGGAAAAGAACGATTCATGTATCCAGCCATGGAAGTCAGGAAGAACTAAAGTTTATGATAAATTTGATGAAACCGAAATTTTTCATACCGGTTCATGGTGAATATCGGATGCTGAAGGCACATCGAAAAGTAGCCCTTGAATGCGGCCTTTCCGATGAGCAAATATTCCTTCCTGACCGTGGTGATGTCTTGGAATGGAAGGAAGGAACATTATCCATTACTGGAAAGGTTCCATCAGGAAATGTCCTTATTGATGGTATTGGCGTGGGGGATGTTGGAAATATTGTATTACGAGACAGGAAGCTCTTATCACAAGATGGGATTTTAATTGTGGTAGTTACCTTAACGAAACAAGAAAAGAAAATAGCAGCTGGGCCAGAAATCATCTCAAGAGGATTTGTTTACGTTCGGGAATCAGAAAAATTAATGGATGATTCTACGAAATTAGTAAGGGAAATCGTGGAGAGAAATACGGCAAAAGGTTCATTTGAATGGGCAAGCCTGAAACAGGAAATAAGAGATGAATTAAATCGATCTTTATATGAAAAGACAAAAAGAAGACCAATGATTCTTCCAATTATTATGGAAGTATAA
- a CDS encoding ClpP family protease: MNNDIQKNTENQEGQEPQKEEKSSSGLIEKIQQLGQTNVPQLSADSRIHCLTIIGQIEGHMALPPQNKTTKYEHLLPQLVAIEQNPKIEGVLIVLNTVGGDVEAGLAISEMIASISKPTVSIVLGGGHSIGVPIAVSCDYSFIAETATMTIHPIRLTGLVIGVPATFEYLDKMQERVVNFVTKHSKITEETFKDLMFAKGNLTRDIGTNVIGIDAVKSGLIDEVGGLGPAMKKLNEMIDLQKENNEGLIQ; encoded by the coding sequence ATGAATAATGATATACAGAAAAATACGGAAAACCAAGAAGGACAAGAGCCTCAAAAAGAAGAAAAGTCTTCTTCAGGATTGATAGAGAAAATACAACAGCTTGGACAAACCAATGTGCCGCAGCTTTCAGCAGACTCTAGAATTCATTGTTTAACGATAATTGGCCAGATAGAAGGACATATGGCTCTTCCGCCGCAAAATAAAACAACAAAATATGAACACTTACTTCCACAGCTTGTGGCAATTGAACAAAACCCAAAAATTGAAGGGGTTCTAATTGTTTTAAATACCGTTGGCGGGGATGTCGAGGCGGGACTTGCTATTTCTGAAATGATTGCATCTATTTCAAAACCAACCGTTTCAATTGTACTTGGCGGTGGCCATTCCATTGGGGTTCCGATTGCTGTTTCCTGTGACTATTCCTTTATAGCGGAAACTGCAACAATGACAATCCATCCGATTCGCTTGACAGGACTAGTTATTGGAGTCCCAGCAACTTTTGAATATTTGGATAAAATGCAAGAGCGAGTTGTTAATTTTGTCACCAAACATTCCAAGATAACGGAAGAAACATTCAAGGATTTAATGTTTGCGAAGGGGAATTTAACGAGGGATATCGGGACCAACGTTATCGGAATTGATGCCGTAAAATCCGGGTTAATTGATGAGGTAGGGGGATTGGGCCCTGCGATGAAAAAGTTAAATGAAATGATTGATCTCCAAAAAGAAAATAATGAGGGGCTGATTCAATGA
- a CDS encoding YlzJ-like family protein, with amino-acid sequence MILYTIMPNELVFPYEAETTSKQQTMTYQGIPLLVECADPQNVQVLRILSSDPQHFMNDQIYPGAKISFGDL; translated from the coding sequence ATGATATTATATACGATAATGCCAAATGAACTTGTGTTTCCATATGAAGCAGAAACTACAAGCAAACAACAAACGATGACCTATCAGGGGATTCCACTTTTAGTAGAATGTGCAGATCCACAAAATGTCCAGGTTTTACGCATCCTAAGCAGTGACCCGCAACATTTTATGAATGATCAGATATACCCTGGTGCAAAAATTTCTTTCGGTGACCTTTAA